DNA from Dioscorea cayenensis subsp. rotundata cultivar TDr96_F1 chromosome 26, TDr96_F1_v2_PseudoChromosome.rev07_lg8_w22 25.fasta, whole genome shotgun sequence:
CTCTCTCATCGATGAAGACTGTGGGCCATGACAAAGGTCAACCAGGACAGTGGGGATCCACTTGAAACGGTTGTTTTAcgtatttattttggttttcaaataatctctctctctaaacACACCCACAGCACCGAGAAGCGCGCGCAACATGCTTTCCCAGCGTGGAGGCCAGAACATTCAAGGGTCGAATTTATAAAATGCTGGAATCTTCGTGTGTCTAAACTTCAGACTAGGGGGGCCACAAGCACTAATTATTTATATCTTCTCGCCCTCAAACTAGCATCTGCAGCTTTCTAAGGCGCTGATCGATGGAATAGTCATCCCATGCTGTTTCTCTTGACTCTGGGATTTATCACCCATGCATGTTGTATAATTGGATTAATTGATTGCGTGTATTATCCAAGAAATTAAACGGCAGTGTAACGATTTTAAGCAGACGCGGATTGGAGATACAGCTGAATTGCATAgtttttagttaaaataaaataatctagtGAACAGGtttaaaaccatatatattatacagaaatagcttttttgtttttttcttcttcttctttcttgccTACCCGGAAtggtcttttattttattactacaACTAGTGAGCTACAGGGTACAGCATGCCTGGCCAGTGCTGGAAAAGCTGTTTGCcggaattttattttattttatttgccaGAAAGCATACAGATAAAGAAATGAGGGAGTGTGAGAAAGAACAAAAACGAAACTGAAAATGAGGAGAGGAAGGCATGGGCAGCAGGTGTGCGGTCGGGGAAAGCCGGGAAGGTGGGTAGCAGACCTGCGGCCTGCCCAAGAGAACCCCGAAGATGTATAGTCTCCTTATCCCGAGAAGGCAcgaaagaaaaagggaaagagaagACTCTCGAACCAAAAGTTGAGCACGCGAGGTGAGCGCTGGTACGGGCCCAGCTGGTCAATCCCCTGTGGTCGGTCCGGTAGATACCAAGCATTCACCTCGATCGTATCCCCCCGACGCACGCACCAGCCCCTCTGCATTCCGCTGCCTCTTATCTTTCTTTTCCCAGTCAGTCCATTTCATATTCACTTGTGTTATATCTCCGTTAGATATTACTCAACAGGCATGACTCGTGTCGCCCGCGGGAAATtaccatattatatatatcccCACAACTTCCGCTCATTGCTTCACGCCGCTTTCCGAGTCCTCCCAATTCATTCCATTCTTTTAACATTTGCTAGCTAGTACGAGTCGTAAGACGGGTAGATATATAGGAAGGAGAACGCGTTGGTCGGGCAAGACGGGTCTGCCGGTCTGGATGCTCGGGTTGGGCGCTGGTAACTTGGAAGCCGATATGAACCGCTTGATTGCGGTTCTCTTCCACCAGGTATTCCTCCTCTTTTCTTGCCTTGAACCCACTACTGCATGTCATCCTTGaataaatcattaattcatAGCACTCGCAGGGGGTGCTGGACGAGCAGTTCATACAGCTGCGTCAACTGCAAGACGATTCGTCCCCAAACTTCGTATATGAGGTGGTCACCATCTACTTCCGGGAGTCGGAAAAACTTCTTAGGAATCTAAGAGCCCTGCTGTATGTCCCAAGCATCTTTCCTCTTATTCGTTTGTATTTCACATCCACTCTACTAATTAATTTGACACAAACCCTGGTGATCGTAGTTGCATAAATTTATGAATTCACATGTTTACCATCCGGATGTTGATGGTACGTAATATGCAGCACGGACAGGGAGTGCACTGACTACATGAAGATAGGCATACACCTGAACCAGATGATGGGCAGCAGTTCCAGCATTGGTGCTAAAAGTGTTAGAAATGTCTGCGCTGCCTTCCGAACCGCCTCCGACCACAGCAACTGGATTGGGTACGAAAATGCGATCTAGTCTCCTAgacattaattttattaatgtgTGCACAATTGCTGCACATGAACCAAGCAGCATTCTCCTTCCTTGAAAGCATGAGAATTGAGAGGCATCTAAGCACATTTCAGTGGTGTGCTATGCGAGGTTGTATTATGCTGCATTAATTAATCTCCAGCATTACGAAGTACGACACAAAGAAATGGAGTGAAAGAGACTCTTAATTTGGCTAGCCATATGGCCCATTTTTGATAAAAGGCCCATATTTTTATACATGCATGGACTGCTGTTCAGCTTTTCTTCTGTagattagaatatatatatatatatatatataagatactCGTCGTGCAGTGTAATGTTCCCGTTGTTTTTCTTATGAACTTTCTACTTCTGCTTGCTTTCAGATGCATTAGGTCGTTGGAGGTGTTGGAGCACGAGTACTGCTACCTCAAGAACAAATTACACGAATTCTTGCAGGTACTTTTCTTTTGTCAGGTCCATAGTTACCCATCCATTGGACTCatgaataataaattatttgagtTTATGACGGCATGCTTTGATCAACgctttaattattgtattttattgtttttaaagatCGACCAGCAGAGGATGATAGTAGCTGGGGTCAGGTATCATCCACTGCTGCAGCAATGACCTTGTTCACCTGGCAAGCCTTCTCAAATTATAGGCGCAGCCAGTAATACTTCACACTTTATCTCCATCTCCATCGCATTAATCTTGTACTGCTCCGAACCAATGTCAAGGATGGGTGGGCTGGGAAGCGTGCATATATGTAGGAGGATATACTCTTGTTTTCAACATTTTATAATGTGAAATGGTGTTGTCTGCTCATGCCCTTGGATCATCTTGAGTTGAGTTgctatatgaaaattttctgaGGAAAACCAATCATATCTGCCCATTTGAAACAATCACTCATATTTCTTGATATTCAGAGACTAATTACTTTGTCGTTAGGTTCTTTCTTCCGaataaaagtaatattaaaaaatatgaattattaattttaggcttgattacttatttttcaCCGCACTTGTTTTTAcacttattttatatattttttattaaagtggataaatcacaactttattaaaaaacattttacatttaatatatattataattttttttttagattttaaacaCTACACCCTATTTTAACACTCAACCTATGGCTCTATTAGTTGTTTATGTTGAGAAAttcatttttagaaaattattcttatcatgtattttttatttttattttttttacaaataggcAACAAGAGCCATCTTGTAATTTCTCaaactttgatttttattttcttatttaacgTTAAGAGAAGCAAGGTTCATGggatttgtcacgccccgaacccggctcgccaggCACAGTGttctgacaaacggccgcacacctacaaggccggaaccaagtaggcatgcaaggcctcgaAACTTGGTCAAAAGCAGAACATACAATATAACAGAGTTgtaaaatcaaaagtcaaaaacaGAAATTCACAAGGTTCAAAATTCCAACTATCAAGTACAAGATGGTGCTctacaaataaaacacatactCACACAGACAGAACAACAACTCAAACTTATAAAGGATTAAGATCACAATCTCTCGCTAGTTCACTAGTTGTACTATTCACTCCTGAactgaaaaaaaatcaacaacaagattatgagcttgagagcccagtaagtaaccactaaaaatatcgggatcacaaaaattcaataatttttaaaaacatacaaaatgtagcAAGGCGGAATAAATATCAAAGTGAAATCcagaaatcagaaataaatcataacaaatttggtttaccaaaataacaagcatatatgtccccctaaaaaactaatgccaaaacaaaatatcataactcatttatttaaactcggtgacccgagtcggatttcagaactcataggtttaccctcggtgacccgggccagaatatcagaagccgttattcttcactgacggaacggtgcgaaactatagtttctatgtcagaagtacgtgtcgacacggtcagtgtttgaCCCCAGTGAcaaggttattgcaaagttagtttggggactatgattttctataacaaaaatatgtcggGTCCAAAATCATCGTCAAcgcaataatatgaaaatttagtgatcccgttttctaacaaaattaatccaattatatcaaataatcattTATCAATTCACACGATATTCCacacaatataaaaatttatttaaatttggaaaCACCATTATAACAAATATAGTTAATCAGGATAACATTATATAGATAAACactttgaaaaggtggataaactacATTAAATATTGTTGATGATTggtggattattattatttaccaCCAAAACTAGACTTTGAATGGAAAATTCTAGATGCAAAATGACCTTTGGTCTATTTGCAGTGACCCACTAATTGGCCGGGATCAAAACACGCTAGATGCAAATAGATGCCAAGGATCCCCAACTGTGGGGGTGGACTAGCAGCCCAATCCCCATACCGGCTAGATAAACACGCATATGAAAGCTCATTGCCGCATGCGAATACACCCTTAAGTATTTGAGCTAaacttaaagaaaaacaaagcagAAAACCCAAACAATGTTCCAGGAATTGAAGATAATTTCAAagttgagctttttttttttttttgaaaacgtGGATAAACTACATTCATTAAAGAAAATAGAACAGTCTAACAAGCAGAAGCTCCAACCAACCcacaaaaccaaacaagaagaaaaaaatagaaaaccacTAGAGGTTGCCCGACAGACATAAGCGACAAACAACCCTAAGGGAAAGAACCCCTAAGGGCGGAAAGTACAACAATAATGACTACATCTCGCTAGAAGGGGGGTCATGCTCAGGGGGGACACCCAGGGCCGGGTCCCTAGCGGAGAAAAACTCAAGGTTGCGCTTGACTTTGGCaattggtttagggtttagggtttagggtttagggttttagggtttaggagggTTTTagggagtttagggtttagggtttagggtttagggtttagggtttagggtttagggtttagggttt
Protein-coding regions in this window:
- the LOC120253026 gene encoding pseudo histidine-containing phosphotransfer protein 6 encodes the protein MLGLGAGNLEADMNRLIAVLFHQGVLDEQFIQLRQLQDDSSPNFVYEVVTIYFRESEKLLRNLRALLTDRECTDYMKIGIHLNQMMGSSSSIGAKSVRNVCAAFRTASDHSNWIGCIRSLEVLEHEYCYLKNKLHEFLQIDQQRMIVAGVRYHPLLQQ